DNA sequence from the Myxococcaceae bacterium JPH2 genome:
GGCAGGGCCCGCTCGAAGACACAGACGAGCCACGAGCCCTTCGTGGTGCCACAGCCCTGGGTCGACGTCACCGCGCGGTACTCGCTGGAGTGCAGCTTCCAGCCCTGCGCGGCATAGCCATTGAGGAACTTGGCGAAGTCCCCGCAGCGTTTGGGACTCCAGCCCGACTCCTGGGCGCCACAGCCGGGCGCGGGCGGGACGAACGCATCGACGTGATACTCATACATGGGGACGGCTCCTGCGCGGGTGTCTGAGTTGGACATGAAGGATTGCGGACGCTCATTGCTGGGCATGCCTTCATGTTCTCGACTCTCCCCAGGCGCCGTCTGTACCTGGGGAGTGGTATCCCGACCGCGCGGCTCAGCCCTTGAAGGACAGCCGATACGCCTCGAGCGTCACGGACGGCAGCACCATGTCGCCCGCCGGCTCGCGCACGAAGCCGCGGCGCATGTACATGCGGGCCACGCCGTCCGCGCCCTTGCGCACGTGCAGGGAGATGGCGTCCACGTTCCACGAGCGCGCGAGCGCCTCGGCCGCGTCCAGCAGCGGCTTCGCCAGCCCGGTGCCATGGAAGCGCACGAGGGTGGCCAGACCGCGCAGGTCCGCGGTGCGAGGCAGCCACGCCTCGGAGCCCGGAGCGCCGGGCGGGAAGAGGGCCACCGTGCCGATGACCTCTCCGTCCTTCTCGGCCACGAGCACCGACGCGACCTTCCGGCGCGAGGCCACGTCTCGCAGCTCGCGCTTGCGCTCGTCGGTGTAGACGACCTCGGGAAGCTTCTTCGCGTACTGCGTGATGAAGGCCTCGACGAGCATCTCGCCCACCACCCCGTCGTCCTCGGGGCGGGCCTCGCGGATGACCACCTTGTCCAGCACATGAGGGTCCATGCGCGCGCCTCTATCACGCCCGCCGCGAGGGCACCGCCCTCACTGCTACCGAGAAGCCCTCGCGCTCGCCTGGCCGCTCGCTTCCACGAAGGCCGACATAAGGCGTCATCGCTGACCGCGCGTCTCTACCGGCGACGGCGTGGAGACATCCGCACCGGGACGCGCACCCGCGCACGCCGGGTTCCTCGGCTCCACCAGGCCGCGAGGACGAGAAGCCCCGCCAGCATCGCCGTGCCTCCCCCACCACCCACGCTGCATCCACCCGAGGCCGAGGGCGCATCCACCGCGGCCGACGGCACCGTCCCTGTCGGGGCAGGCGTCGACGTCGAGCCTCCCGAGGACGACCCACCCGTCGCGGGCGGCGTCACCGTCGGCGGCGTCCCACCCGACGTGGACCCATCCGTCGCGGGCGGCGTGGACGTGCTCGCGCCCGTCAGCTCCTGGTAGCGCTGGATGAGGCGCAGCCGCGCGGCATCGAACGCGGCGCCGTCATCCGGCACGCGCGACGCAGCGGGGATCAGCTCACGCGCCACCTTCCGCGCGAAGGCCGGGTCTCCCGCGCGACTCACCGCGGTCAGCCACTCGTAGTCCTGCACTCCCTGGCGAATGAGCTTCAACCGGATGGAGGCCACCGGCACGTCCGTGCTCCCACCGATGGCAGCCACCGTGCCCGGGTAGAAGAGCGTCCCATCCCCGTTGCCGTTGAAGCGGTACTGGTCCGTCCACGCCGTCGGGAGCATGCCCACCGTCTGGTAGTACAGCTCGCCCGTGGCGCCCTCGAGGAAGGACACCCACTGCATGGCCCGCGC
Encoded proteins:
- a CDS encoding DUF4177 domain-containing protein, which encodes MYEYHVDAFVPPAPGCGAQESGWSPKRCGDFAKFLNGYAAQGWKLHSSEYRAVTSTQGCGTTKGSWLVCVFERALPG
- a CDS encoding GNAT family N-acetyltransferase; protein product: MDPHVLDKVVIREARPEDDGVVGEMLVEAFITQYAKKLPEVVYTDERKRELRDVASRRKVASVLVAEKDGEVIGTVALFPPGAPGSEAWLPRTADLRGLATLVRFHGTGLAKPLLDAAEALARSWNVDAISLHVRKGADGVARMYMRRGFVREPAGDMVLPSVTLEAYRLSFKG